The sequence agcacccattcagtcatatttattgagcgcttactatgtgcagagcactgtgatcatgatgatgatatttgttaagcgctcactatgtgcaaagcactgtgataataatgatgatggtatttgtgaagcagttaGTGCTAAGcaaccattcagtcgtatttattgagcgcttactgtgtgcagagcactgtgataacgatgatggtattaagcgctcactatgtgcaaagcactgtgataataatgatgatgatggtatttgtgaagcgcttactatgtgcagagcacgcactgtgataataataatgatgatggtatttgtgaagcgcttactatgtgcaaagcactgtgataataatgatgatgatggtatttgtgaagcgcttactatgtgtatggggaggttccaaggtgatcaggttgtcccccgttgggctcacagtcttcatccccattttacagatgaggtcactgaggcccagagaagtgatgtgacttataataataataataatgatgatggcatttattaagcgcttactatgtgccaagcactgttctaagcgctggggaggtcccaaggtgatcagggtgtcccccgtggggctcacagtcttcatccccatttgacagatgaggtcactgaggccagagaagtgaagtgacttataataataataataatggcatttattaagcgcttactatgtgccaagcactgttttaagcactggggatgttacaataataataataataataataataatgacatttattaaacgcttactatgtgcccggcactgttttaagcactggggaggttccaaggtgatcaggttgtcccccgtggggctcacagtcttcatccccattttacagacgaggtcactgaggcccagagaagtgatgtgacttataataataataataatgatgatggcatttattaagcgcttactatgtgccaagcactgttctgagcactggggaggttacaataataataataatggcatttattaagcacttactatgtgccaagcactgttctaagcactgggggggttacaataacaataataataataataataataataataataatagcatttatgaagcgcttactatgtgccaagcactgttttaagcgctgtggaggtcccaaggtgatcaggttgtcccctgtggggctcacagtcttcatccccattttccagatgagggaactgaggcacagagaagttgtgacttaataataataataatggcatttattaagcacttactatgtgccaagcactgttctaaacactggagaggttacagtaataatattaataataatgatggcatatatgaagcgcttactatatgcaaagcaccgttctaagcgctggggaggttctaaGGTGATcgttttgtcccacggggggctcacagtcttcatccccattttccagatgagggaactgaggcccagagaagtgaagtgacttgcccaaagtcacccagctgacagttggcagagctgggatttgaacccacaacctctctcccaaacccgagctctttccattaataataataatgatggcattcgttaagcgcttactttgtttaaagcactgttctaagcgccgggaaggatacaaggcgagcaggttgtcccacggggggctcccagtcttcatccccattttacaggtgagggaactgaggcccagagaagcgaagtgacctgcccagggtcacacagcggacaagcggcgttgccggaattagaacccgcgacctctgactcccaatcatatttattgagcgcttactgtgtgcagagcactgtactgagcgcttgggaaggacaagttggcaacatctagagacggtccctacccaactgagcCTCGCTGCCTCTCTTAttcttgttttgtcctctcccaagcacttagcacagtgctctgctcacagtaagcccttaataaatacgattaaccgaCCCACTgacactggagtagacacgagCCCATCTTTTTTAAAtggcgttggttaagcgcttgccatgcgccccggcactgtactgagcactggcacGGTTACAAActaatttcattttaatttaattttaacatATTAGGTGCCACATGGAGTTCTAAGCGGGCCCCTTCCCGCTTCACGGCTTCCTCCCCTCCGGCTTCTTGTCCGCCTCGGGCTGTTCCTTGGCCTGGATTCGAGTGACCAGCGCCTGAAGCATCTCCTGGGCCGTGAGGTAAGCGCCTCGCAGGATCAGGCGGTCTCCGTCCGCTGcgggaggaagcagggagaaactgagtcacagagcatcACCttttctgttgttgggtagggaccgtctctatataacttgtaataataataataatagtgatggcctttattaagcgcttcttacgtgcaaagcgctggggagacgacaaggtgatcaggttgtcccacggtggggggggctcacactcttcatccccatttgacagatgagggaactgaggcccagagaagtgaagtggcttgccccaagtcacagagctggcaatcggcggagcggagatttgaacccgtgacctctgactccaaagcccgggctctttccactgagccacgctgcttctacccaagcgcttactacagtgttctgcacacggtaagtgctcaataaatacggctgaatgaattaaagcagcgcggcccagtgggtagagcctgggcctgggattcagaaggtcatgggttccaatcccggctctgccgcctgtctgctgggggatcttgggcctcagtgacctcacaataataataatgatgatggtatttgttaagcgcttattttatatatatatataacatatatattttaaattttaaattttaagttttaattttaaaatatttatatatattatataaatattatatattatattatataaatgtatatataatataatatataatatgtatattatatataatacgcatatatacgtatatgcgtatacatatatacgcatatatatatatgcgtatatatgtatattttcagtagtatttgttatgagcttcctacgtgccagacgctgtacttggcgctggagtagacacgagataattttgtttatacatacatatatgtgtatacatatataaaataagcgcttaacaagtaatataaatataacatacaaaaattatataaatataatatactatatatcacgtatatacataaaatatattttaaaatatatatgtctatataatatacaaaaatataatataattataatacaatTTACATATTAAATATaacataaataatatataatctagaagatattatatatgtgtgtaataTTATATGTATAATATTATGTATTATGTGTATGATACATACACaatacatatataatacatatgtattacatataataataataatatataacaatatatatgtaatacataatacataataatacatacataatacatatatatgtattatatgtataatattatgtattatattatgtataatattatatataaaatatatataatatgccattatatatttatatatatatatataatggcatttgttaagcgcttgctacgtgccaagcaccgttatgtgccaagcaccgttttaagcgctggggtagatacaaggtcaacaggttgtcccccgaaagggctcccagtctccgtccccattttacaggtgagggaactgaggcccggggaaatgaagtggcttttgcccagggtcacacagcggacaagtggcggatccggaattagaacccacaacctctgacccccaagtaaagcggggattgagactgtgaaccccacgtgggaggtggattgtgtccgacccaatttgcttgtatctaccccagcgcttagtgcctggcacatagtaagcgcttaatactattattattattattattattattattattattattattttattattaacaaccTCCTTTGGACATTTCATCATAACCCCAACAGCGCTGATGTACATGCCTTtataaattattatatatatttatatttataaattatttgtgagaaatgacttatttattcaaataagtaataatgatgatggtatttgttaagcgcttactccgtaccaagcactgctccaagtgctgaggtaaacacaagggcatcgggttgccccatgcggggctcacaggcttcatccccattttccaggtgagggaactgaggcccagagaagtgaagcgacttgcccaaggtcacacggcggagccgagatttgaacccaggtccttctgactcccaagcccggggctctacccactaggcctcactgcttctccgtcAAATTCGCGTCGGTCTGCATCGCCTTTTGAcccgctctctttattcatcccccctcccggccccacaccgCTTCTacgcgcctagtacagtgctctacacacagtaagcgctcaataaatacgactgaatgacttgtCTAAATCCGTCACATTGATTtcgattaacgtctgtctccccttcgagaccgtccgctcgtggtgggcagggaacgggtctgtgatgttcatcatcatcatcctcatcatcaatcgtatttattgagcgcttactatgtgcagagcactgtactaagcgcttgggaagtccaaattggcaacatagagagacagtccctacccaacagtgggctcccagtctaaaagggggagacggagaacaaaaccaaacgtactaacaaaataaaataaatagaatagatatgtacaactaaaataaatagagtaataaatatgtacaaacatatatatgtacaatatattCATATCCtgtccgctcccaagcgcttattaagcgctcaaaaaatacgaccgaatgaataaacGTGactgataagcgctcaatacgacaatgACTTGTCTAAATCCGTCACATTGATTTcgattaacgtccatctccccttcgAGACCGTccgcttgtggtgggcagggaacgggtctgtgatgttcatcatcatcatcctcatcatcaatcgtatttattgagcgcttactatgtgcagagcactgtactaagcgcttgggaagtccaaattggcaacatagagagacagtccctacccaacagcgggctcacagtcggaaagggggagacggagaacaaaaccaaacgtactaacaaaataaaataaatagaatagatatgtacaactaaaataaatagagtaataaatatgtacaaacatatatatgtacaatatattCATATCCtgtccgctcccaagcgcttattaagcgctcaaaaaatacgaccgaatgaataaacGTGACtgataagcgcccaataaatacgactgaatgacttgtCTAAATCCGTCACTTATTGATTTcgattaacgtccgtctccccttcgagaccgtccgctcgtggtgggcagggaacgggtctgtgatgttcatcatcatcatcctcatcatcaatcgtatttattgagcgcttactatgtgcagagcactgtactaagcgcttgggaagtccaaattggcaacatagagagacagtccctacccaacagcgggctcacagtcgaaaagggggagacggagaacaaaaccaaacgtactaacaaaataaaataaatagaatagatatgtacaactaaaataaatagagtaataaatatgtacaaacatatatatgtacaatatattCATATCCtgtccgctcccaagcgcttattaagcgctcaaaaaatacgaccgaatgaataaacGTGACtgataagcgcccaataaatacgactgaatgacttgtCTAAATCCGTCACTTATTGATTTcgattaacgtccgtctccccttcgagaccgtccgctcgtggtgggcagggaacgggtctgtgatgttcatcatcatcatcctcatcatcaatcgtatttattgagcgcttactatgtgcagagcactgtactaagcgcttgggaagtccaaattggcaacatagagagacagtccctacccaacagcgggctcacagtcgaaaagggggagacggagaacaaaaccaaacgtactaacaaaataaaataaatagaatagatatgtacaactaaaataaatagagtaataaatatgtacaaacatatatatgtacaatatattCATATCCtgtccgctcccaagcgcttattaagcgctcaaaaaatacgaccgaatgaataaacGTGACtgataagcgcccaataaatacgactgaatgacttgtCTAAATCCGTCACTTATTGATTTcgattaacgtccgtctccccttcgagaccgtccgctcgtggtgggcagggaacgggtctgtgatgttcatcatcatcatcctcatcatcaatcgtatttattgagcgcttactatgtgcagagcactgtactaagcgcttgggaagtccaaattggcaacatagagagacagtccctacccaacagcgggctcacagtcgaaaagggggagacggagaacaaaaccaaacatactaataaaataaaataaatagaatagatatgtacaagtaaaataaataaataaatagagtaataaatatatacaaacatatatacatatatccaggtgctgtggggaagggaaggaggtaagatgggggggatggaggggggacgagggggagaggaaggaaggggctcagtctgggatatatATCCATATACTTATATTCTACTGTTACCccgacctgtcatttattttaatgtctgtcttcccctttggaCTGGAAGCCTCTCGAGGGCGtggatcatataataataataataataataataataataataataatgacatttgttaagcgctcactatgtgcaaagcactgttctaagaccgaatgaatgaacgcgaCTGATTCGATTGATTGAAcaagctcccaagtgctcactgagcgctcagtaaatacggccgAGAGAACGACTACAGGCGATTGATCGAGGCGCCGTCCAAACAACTCACCGAAGAGGACGTCTACTTGGGGCGCGGAGCCGTCGTGTCTGACGTCCACCTGGATGGAGCAGTTGAGGTTGGAGGCGCGCACTTTCTCACTGCTCAGCGTCTGCAACACAGCCCTGGGGGGCCGGGGCGGAGGATTGGGGTCACCGAGGCTCTCCAAGGGGCTCACCCCCACCTTActacagcgctcagaacagtgctttgcacatagtaagcgcttaacaaatgccctcatcattattattactatcggggAACCCACCTCGGTTCCTAATCCCCGATttttcccttgtctgctgggtgaccttggacaagtcacttctctgggcctcagttccctcatctggaaaatgggggtgatgatgatgatgatggcatccgttaagcgcttactatgtgcaaagcactgttctaagcgcttgggggggggatacagtgtgatcaagttgtcccacgtggggctcgcagtcttaatcctcatttttacaggtgaggggactgaggctcagggaagtgaagtgacttgcccaaggtcacacagcagacttgtggtggggccgggattcgaacccacgacctctgactccaaagcccgggctctttccactgagccacgctgcttctctaagcagatcgggagtggagagggacaattcattcattcagtcttacttcttgagcgcttactgtgtgcggagcactgtactaagcgcttgggaagtacaagtcggccacccgatcaccttgtgtctcccctaatgataatgttggtatttgttagtgcaaagcactgtgcatcaggttgtccccggtggggctcacggtctcaatccccatttcacggctgaggtcactgaggcccagagaagttgcgtgacttgccctaggtcacacagcagacaaatggcggagccgggattagaacccgcgacctctgactcccaagtccgggctccttccactgagccacgcactcagtacagcgtctggcacagagtaagcgcttaacaaataccatgattattaaaaatactgagcgcttgggtccaacttgatgctcttgtatttatcccagcacttagaacacagcttggcccctagtaggtgcttaacaaataataataataataattgctattattattattataatattatattataattattactattataattgccactatatcattattatataatataattataacaatacAAAATAAGTATAATATAtcgataatatattaataattaataaataatacatgATGCagcaatataattattattatattatattattgtgattgtaataattataattatgatattacaATATATCATATGCAATACATGATATATTATAATAtcatgattatgataattataattatatgttaTATGTAATGTGTAATGtattatatgatatgatataaatcatattataatatattaataaaataattattattattatttagacttttagactgtgagcccactgttgggtagggactgcctctatacgttgccaacttgtacttcccaagcgcttagtacagtgctctgcacacagtaagcgctcaataaatacgattgatgatgatgatgataataataataataataatgacggtattgatTACGcgtttactaggggccaagcactgttctaagcattataaCTATTATCTTGTctgtcccccggcgcttagttcagcgtCTGGCGCCTGGTCAGCGCTTAGACGGcctaatcataataacgatggtatttgttaagcgctcactatgctccaagcactgttctaagcgctgaggtggatataaggtcatcaggttgtcccccgtggggctcacactttccggatgaggaaactgaggcccagagcggagTGGCGCGGCTCAGGGGGAGGGGCCCGGCCtcgggagtgggttctaatcccggctcggccaaacgtctgctgtgtgaccttgggcgagtcacttcacttctctgggcctcagtgacctcatccgtcaaatggggatggagactgtgagccccacgtgggacaacccgatcaccttgtaatgataataatgatggtatttgttaagcgcttactatgtgccaacactgctctaagcgctgcgggggatacaaggtgatcagggtgtcccacatggggctcacagtcttcatccccatttgacagatgagggaactgaggcccagagaagtgaagtgacttgcccaaagtcctacagctaactggcggagctgggatttgaactcatgacctctgactccaaagcccgggctctttttcactgagccacactgcttctctttcatccccccagcgcttagaacagtgctttgcacatagtaagcgcttaataataataataatggcatttattaagcgcttactattgttctaagcgctggggaatttacaaggtgatcaggttgtcccatgtggggctcacggtcttcatccccatttcacagatgaggtcactgaggcccagagaagtgaagtgacttgtccaaagtcacacagctgacaattggcagagccgggatttgaacccatgacctctgactccaaagcccaggctctttttcactgagccacgctgcttctcttgcatccccccagcacttaggacagtgctttgcacatagtaagcgctcaataataataataatggcatttattaagcgcttattatgcgcagagcactgttctaagcgttggggaatttacaaggtgatcaggctgtcccatgtggggctcacagtcttcatccccatttgacagatgaggttaactgaggcacagagaagttaagtgacttgcccaaaatcacacagttgataattggcagagtcaggatttgaacccatgacctctgactccaaagaccaggctctttttcactgagccacgctgcttctcttgcatcccccccagcgcttaggacagtgctttgcacatagtaagcgcttaacaaatgctattattattattattattattatgaagcggcttgcccaaggtcacccagcagacaagagggggaggcaggattagaacccaggccctctgtctcccaaagcccgggctcctgccattaggccacgctgcttgtctagtctgtcccccagcgcttagtccagtgtctggcggcagaatcattcattcattcaatcgtatctgttgagcacttattgtgtgcagggcactgtactaagcgcttgcgaagttccagcacgtagaacagtgctttgcacacagtaagcacttaataaatgctatcattattattattattacaagttggcaacatatagagacccacagtctagaagcaccacAATAATGCTATTAGTtgggcgcttcctaggtgccaagccctgttcattcgttcattcattcaatcgtatttattgagcgcttactgtgtgcagagcactgtactaagcgcttgggaagttccagcgtgtaaaacagtgctttgcacacagtaagcacttaataaatgctatcattattattattattacaagttggcaacatatagagacccacagtctagaagcaccacAATAATGCTATTAGTtgggcgcttcctaggtgccaagccctgttcattcgttcattcatccaatcgtatttattgagcgcttactgtgtgcagagcactgtactaagcgcttgggaagtaccagtaggcaacatagagggacagtccctacccaacaacgggcttacagtctagaagctccacaataatgctatttgttgggcgcttcctaggtgccaagccctgttcattcattcatccaatcgtatttattgagcgcttactgtgtacagagcactgtactaagcgcttgggaagtccaagtcggcaacatagagggacggtccctacccaacaacgggctcacagcctagaagcgccacaataatactatttgttgggcgcttcctaggtgccaagccccgttcattcgttcatccaatcgtatttattgagcacttactgtgtgcagagcactgtactaagcgcttgggaagtaccagtaggcaacatagagggacagtctagaagcaccacaataatgctatttgttgggcgcttcctaggtgccaagccctgttcattcattcatccaatcgtatttattgagcgcttactgtgtgcagagcactgtactaagcgcttgggaagtaccagtaggcaacatagagggacggtccctacccaacaacgggctcacagtctagaagccccacaataatgctatttgttgggcgcttcctaagtgccaagccctgttcattcattcatcgaatcgtatttattgagcgcttactgtgtgcagagcactgtactaagcgcttgggaagtccaagtcggcaacatagagggacggtccctacccaacaacgggctcacagcctagaagcgccacaataatactatttgttgggcgcttcctaggtgccaagccctgttcattcgttcatccaatcgtatttattgagcacttactgtgtgcagagcactgtactaagcgcttgggaagtaccagtaggcaacatagagggacagtctagaagcaccacaataatgctatttgttgggcgcttcctgggtgccaagccctgttcattcattcaatcgtatttattgagcgcttactgtgtgcagagcactgtactaagcgcttgggaagtaccagtcggcaacatagagggacggtccctacccaacaacgggctcacagtctagaagcaccacaataatgctatttgttgggcgcttcctaggtgccaagccctgttcattcattcatccaatcgtatttattgagcgcttactgtgtgcagagcactgtactaagcgcttgggaagtaccagtaggcaacatagagggacagtccctacccaacaacgggcttacagtctagaagctccacaataatgctatttgttgggcgcttcctaggtgccaagccctgttcattcattcatccaatcgtatttattgagcgcttactgtgtacagagcactgtactaagcgcttgggaagtccaagtcggcaacatagagggacggtccctacccaacaacgggctcacagcctagaagcgccacaataatactatttgttgggcgcttcctaggtgccaagccctgttcattcgttcatccaatcgtatttattgagcacttactgtgtgcagagcactgtactaagcgcttgggaagtaccagtaggcaacatagagggacagtctagaagcaccacaataatgctatttgttgggcgcttcctaggtgccaagccctgttcattcattcattcaatcgtatttattgagcgcttactgtgtacagagcactgtactaagcgcttgggaagtaccagtaggcaacatagagggacggcccctacccaacaacgggctcacagtctagaagcaccacaataatgctatttgttgggcgcttcctaggtgccaagccctgttcattcattcaatcgtatttattgagcgcttactgtgtgcagggcactgtactaagcgcttgggaaggacaaagccctattcggggggatgcaaggtgatggggttgcccTCCCACACCGGCTAACGGCGGAGGCCCGGAGAGGGTGGGCGGTTGGTccggggaggattagaacccagaccccgcgggtcatcatcgtcaatcgtatttattgagcgcttactgtgtgcagagcactgtactaagcgcttgggaaggacaaattggcaatatctagagacagtcccgaccccgACGGTGGGTTACCTGGTGGCCTCCACGCGGTCCTGGAAGGGGCAGAAGCGGACCAGGACCCGCCGGACGGGCCGCAGGCCCAGCCTGACCGCCATGCCCACCGACCCACCGCAAGGAAGGGGCGTTCAAACAAGTCCCCGCCCCCGcgaaggggcggggagggggggcggggcctccccaGGCCGGCCCACTGCCGGCCGGACACTGTCCTGAGCGCCTCCTCCCAACCACCCTCCcattacagtcagtcaatcgtctttatggggcgcttaccgcgtgcagggcactgtactgaacgcttgggacgTTTtcttaatagtaatactaatgatagtaatagtaatactaacgATGGTGACGACAATCATAACACTACTaagaacaacaatagtaataatgatgagggtaccTGTGAAGTGCCAAACCCGATTCGCCGGGGCTCCGGCGTCTACAGGGTGGGccggacactgtgctgagcgcttcgtGAGAATGATGCgat is a genomic window of Tachyglossus aculeatus isolate mTacAcu1 chromosome 4, mTacAcu1.pri, whole genome shotgun sequence containing:
- the MRPL53 gene encoding 39S ribosomal protein L53, mitochondrial — translated: MAVRLGLRPVRRVLVRFCPFQDRVEATRAVLQTLSSEKVRASNLNCSIQVDVRHDGSAPQVDVLFADGDRLILRGAYLTAQEMLQALVTRIQAKEQPEADKKPEGRKP